The Cutaneotrichosporon cavernicola HIS019 DNA, chromosome: 5 DNA segment TGTCCTCCACAGTCGAACGCTCTTCTCTTGCTTCTCAAGACCATCACTGACTTTTAATGATTAGCCCCACGCGCATAACGGACGCATCGCCCGCATCTATCGCAGGCCTGGTTGAGAGCTACGCGCGCTCATTCGACGCGACGACCTTCTACCCCGTCCGCGTGCAGTTCGATGGCCTTCCACCTGAGGAAGTGGACAAGTGGCATCGATTGGGGATCGCACAGAAAGTGTATCGCGCGCTTCATAATCCGGGACAGGAGTTGTGGGTGGTACGGGTTCATGACGGCAAGGGGGAGCGAGAGGGACGTGGGGTGGACGAGGTAGCTGCTGCAATGATCCTCAAACATCCAGCGTGTCCCCGCGACGGGCCCACGCCATACGACGCCGAACTCAACGACATGCCTGCCCAAGCTCAGGCGCGGGGTGAATTTGTGAGGGCCGGGTGGGCGGGCTGACTCAGCTCCACGCACGcagcgacgcgctcaaggccgcAGCTGGGGACGGGTATCATCTGTCGTGGCTTGGGACCGTACCAAAGCACCGAGGGCGCGGGATGGCCGGGGCGCTAGtgcgtctcgccctcgagcgaGCAAAGGCCGACGGGTCGCCCTTGCGGCTGAGCACTAACAGTGCCGAGAACGTACAGTACCGGCACATGAAGGGACCTGATGGCAGGTTGAATACTACACGCGCTTCGGGTTCACCATAGCAGGCTacgacgagtgggagaCGGACGGAAACCGGTTCACGTGGTGGGTCATGATAGCATAGTCTATATCTacttcttcttcccctcgtccttgatcCAGCGGCGCggcacgccgcgctccACCAGCGCCTCTGTCACTGCCTTGCCCTGCGCACCTTGTACCATGACCTCCTTGAGATTCAGCTTTGGACTCGCCCCAGTCAGCGGCTGCACGGAGGTGGAGCCGGCACaccggcggcggaggtCTTCGGCAAAGTCGTCCGGGTCGATGGCGAAGCCCTCGAGCCCCGCCACGAGCGTGACCTGTTTGCGACCCTGGCGCGTCTTGACTTGAATCGTGATGGGATTAAGTGCTCCCTTCTTTACATTGCCGGCGATCGAGACCACCCAGCCCAGGCCGGCACGGAGACGgcgcagcgcctcgtcgcggaCCAGTGCTTGGCCTTCCTTGGCCCCGACGGCTGAGGCTAACGGCTTgtcgagagcgacgaggcggcggtgttCCTTGTCCTCTAGTCCGTTCTTCTCGACGTACGCGTCGAAGAGCGGCTTGATACTTGATGGCTGGTTCAGAGAGCCCTTCTCGACGCCGCACGCGGCCCAGAACGCAGCGCTCGAGCCGGCCGGCCGCCAGAGCTCCTGAATATCGAGCGTCTTGGGTGGAGcagcggcctcctcctcgcgagcggcacggcgcgccgccttcgcctcgtcctccgagATCGTCTTGTACGCTGCGTGACCATCAATCGCTGGGTGCTTGGGGTCGTAACTGGCGTTAGTTTGATACAAGGTCCACAGCTCACGATGTGACGACTACCTCGCCCTTGGTCTCCTTTGTCTTGATGACACCGTCTTTGGCCACCTCCTTCATCCACTTGGCAAGCTTCTTCCATTCGCTGCGGCCGAtcacgacgtcgtcgcggcgcgccgccgggATGTACGCAGGCCGGTTGGGCAGGATGTGGCTCGAGTACAGCTGCGAtgcggggagggggagcgTGCCTACAGGCAGGGTCGCGAGGGTCTGCAGCAgcgcggcggagaggagagtCGACACCTCAGCCGGAGTGAGAGGTTCGGATGACTCGATCGTGGGCTCTTCGCTGTCATCGAGAGACACAGCAGCGACGCCCTCCGCAGCTGCGTCCGCATGGGCGGACTCGGCCTGCGGAGGCCGCGCGAACGGCTCTCGTGGAGAAGGGAGTGCAAACTGCACCAACGTCGACTTGCTCCCCATATCCCACAAGCTGGTATCAGCTGGCGTTCGGTAGGTAGCTTACCGGTCATCGACGATGCAGATGATGTCGGCAAacttgccctcgtcgcAGTCGACCCCCTCGGTCCGGTGCTTAACCAGACGGGTGAGCGCGCCCTCAAGTCCGTCTGCCGCCACGACCCGCCCGACACCGACGTAGGACACGTCACCGCTCCCGCCCGCCGCGAAGGCGACGATGCTCCCAGCTGGTAGTTGGGGCAGCCGCCACGGGGTGTGCAGGTGGCGCACGGCTGGCAGGAacagcgccgcgccagcgagcaggggaggcgggagagggATGGGGAGCTGCAGGACCGGAAAAGGGTGAACGTTGGGCGGGAGACGGGCGAGAAGCTCgactgttgtcagctggaCATAGGGCCACGTACGTACGTGTTGGCACCAGCTCCGTGCTGCCGCGCCCGATGGAGAGCCACAGCGGGTCACCATCTGGGGAGAGATACATtgtctgctgtcagctggtaGAAGGATAAGGCCACTCACTCCCTCGATGCCGGCGCTCGTCTCAAAGTTGGAGGAGCGCACGCCGTCTGGCACCAGAGCGCGCCCGAGGTCTTTCTCGCTCAGCTTGTCAGGTGCATCTTCGCCTTCAGACGCCACGCTTTCGTTGAGTGCGGGGTATTGAGCAAAGATGGAGGCAACGagtgcgcgccgcgcactCGAGCGGATTGGTGTCGCGTTGGAATGGTGCGCCAGCGCCTTTTTGAACATCGTGTTGTGGGTTGTGAAGAAGCAACAAAACGATGGAGGACAGCTGGGTGGCGAATCACACTTTTGTGACACTTCCAGGGATCAATGGCGCCAGCGGTTTCTCCTCTCAGCCACGACAATCTTCACCTTGTACAGTCTAGTCTCAACTCGACGCAGCAGCGTACAGCTGTTCAACAGACTCTCGTATCGTACATCTCTATGCTAGTACAGACCCTTACTGTCCCGATCCATAACGTCCAGCACTACCCGCCATGCAGCGTCGAGATGAACACGATCTCGTCTCCATCCTGGAGCTCGTAGTCAAGCTCGCCTTCGAGCTCCCAGTCCGCGTCGTTGATTAGCACCAGGATACCTGGTcgcctgttgtcagctctgCCACTCGGACGCTAACTCACACGCTGTCGCCGTCCACGAACATGTCCTCACGCTCACTAACGAGATTCGTCTTCATCCACTGGATAAGGGAGCGAATGTCCGTGGGCTTTCCCCCAGTAGTGCGGGGAACGTGGACCTTgtgctgcggctgcgccgagaagaggaggtgcagcccgccgctggcgtcagctgcCATCAGTTGGCCGAGAGCTCACCCGAATTCGAGGCGGAGCGTGAGGTCATCGGCGCCCTTCGACACAGATACCTTTGGTGCCACTGTGATCGCTGTCGCTGTGGTAGCCGCGTATCCCAACCCGTTCGACTGTCCCACTGCTGTCGTTGCTGCCATGGCTGATGTGTCCAACACTAACATTGAGGACCTCCACTTTTGAATGACCTCCACCTTAATTGTGCCCGCCACATCAGTGCCTGGGGTCTACTATGGGGAGTAACGCCGGGTTA contains these protein-coding regions:
- a CDS encoding uncharacterized protein (Translation initiation factor SUI1), with protein sequence MFKKALAHHSNATPIRSSARRALVASIFAQYPALNESVASEGEDAPDKLSEKDLGRALVPDGVRSSNFETSAGIEGTMYLSPDGDPLWLSIGRGSTELVPTLELLARLPPNVHPFPVLQLPIPLPPPLLAGAALFLPAVRHLHTPWRLPQLPAGSIVAFAAGGSGDVSYVGVGRVVAADGLEGALTRLVKHRTEGVDCDEGKFADIICIVDDRLWDMGSKSTLVQFALPSPREPFARPPQAESAHADAAAEGVAAVSLDDSEEPTIESSEPLTPAEVSTLLSAALLQTLATLPVGTLPLPASQLYSSHILPNRPAYIPAARRDDVVIGRSEWKKLAKWMKEVAKDGVIKTKETKGEVVVTSYDPKHPAIDGHAAYKTISEDEAKAARRAAREEEAAAPPKTLDIQELWRPAGSSAAFWAACGVEKGSLNQPSSIKPLFDAYVEKNGLEDKEHRRLVALDKPLASAVGAKEGQALVRDEALRRLRAGLGWVVSIAGNVKKGALNPITIQVKTRQGRKQVTLVAGLEGFAIDPDDFAEDLRRRCAGSTSVQPLTGASPKLNLKEVMVQGAQGKAVTEALVERGVPRRWIKDEGKKK
- the URM1 gene encoding uncharacterized protein (Acts as a sulfur carrier required for 2-thiolation of mcm(5)S(2)U at tRNA wobble positions of cytosolic tRNA(Lys), tRNA(Glu) and tRNA(Gln). Serves as sulfur donor in tRNA 2- thiolation reaction by being thiocarboxylated (-COSH) at its C- terminus by the MOCS3 homolog UBA4. The sulfur is then transferred to tRNA to form 2-thiolation of mcm(5)S(2)U. Prior mcm(5) tRNA modification by the elongator complex is required for 2-thiolation. Also acts as a ubiquitin-like protein (UBL) that is covalently conjugated via an isopeptide bond to lysine residues of target proteins such as AHP1. The thiocarboxylated form serves as substrate for conjugation and oxidative stress specifically induces the formation of UBL-protein conjugates), with product MAATTAVGQSNGLGYAATTATAITVAPKVSVSKGADDLTLRLEFGGGLHLLFSAQPQHKVHVPRTTGGKPTDIRSLIQWMKTNLVSEREDMRPGILVLINDADWELEGELDYELQDGDEIVFISTLHGG